In a single window of the Papaver somniferum cultivar HN1 chromosome 8, ASM357369v1, whole genome shotgun sequence genome:
- the LOC113306672 gene encoding uncharacterized protein LOC113306672, translating to MKPNQDGTSSSSSKQKSVATITKSETSEIPKSSSSKITSTTTTTVKVKPRKVYSLPGQKHDPPEEREPLRIFYGSLFEQIPSSNMAEFWMMEHGLLSPERAKRAYEKKQKLKQQQKTGTPIKSQQAPSDRAESSSQRQQGKKRIASGSDDDEEFTGKKKKGKG from the exons AtgaaacccaatcaagatggaacttcctcttcttcttctaaacaaaaatctGTTGCCACCATCACAAAATCCGAG aCAAGTGAGATACCAAAATCAAGCTCATCTAAAATTACATCCACTACTACAACTACTGTGAAGGTGAAACCAAGGAAAGTTTATAGTTTGCCTGGTCAAAAACATGATCCACCAGAAGAG AGAGAACCTTTACGGATATTTTACGGGTCGTTATTCGAACAGATACCTTCAAGCAACATGGCAGAGTTTTG GATGATGGAGCATGGACTATTATCCCCTGAGCGAGCCAAGCGGGCATATGAGAAAAAGCAAAAACTTAAGCAACAACAGAAAACGGGAACTCCCATCAAATCTCAGCAGGCGCCTTCAGATAGAGCAGAAAGCTCATCACAGCGACAACAAGGCAAGAAAAGAATTGCCAGCGGAAGTGATGACGATGAGGAATTcacagggaagaagaagaaaggaaaaggtTAA
- the LOC113304012 gene encoding uncharacterized protein LOC113304012 isoform X1 encodes MGDLCINEEIPSIPSTLEQIDFVSDDVYLCERLEYESNLMVYCDDVTTTSFFAEQFAFLSFVDDIFFRFSTLTSCINRCFIRFIEDLVCRDVDNYLEDPVVSYSREHPRSPCDGYSTSHSLHSDAGANLSVRKRRRTFNSGKVPVNRSSEIVLRNNGFRGVPYIFRGFMLPIFGLRLALRLAFACWKCSLFYVKRTQNQVQSLISRVQKTLRGSSDDIGWLQRAEDMPPMEDGTARFRELLQDIRNGKHTLPNSFVYLLIPGLFSNLSPLYFVSTKKFFSKMGLACHIAKIHSEASVEHNAWELKQYIEELYWGSGKRVMLLGHSKGGVDAAAALSIYWSELKGKVVGLALVQSPYGGTPIASDILREGQIADKETRRIMELVVCKFIKGDMRALDDLTYEKRREFITKHKLPEHIPLVSFHSEASIAPSVLATMSHIAHAELPRLPLTSFGGEEEESTATQAGRQVPVIVPIAAAMALSALHLQLRYGEKSDGLVTCRDAEVPGSVVVHPDLKLDHAWMVYSSWNRDFSEPDASEMCEALLTMLVEIMEKEKKQRKN; translated from the exons ATGGGAGATTTGTGTATCAATGAAGAAATACCCTCCATTCCATCTACT TTGGAACAGATTGATTTCGTGTCGGACGATGTGTACCTCTGCGAAAGACTTGAATATGAAAGTAATCTTATG GTTTACTGTGATGACGTGACAACCACAAGCTTTTTTGCTGAACAATTTGCATTTCTGTCATTTGTGGATGATATTTTTTTTCGTTTCTCCACATTGACATCATGTATAAATCGTTGTTTCATTCGTTTCATTG AGGATCTCGTATGTAGAGATGtcgataactacttggaagatccAGTGGTATCATACTCCAGAGAGCATCCAAGATCTCCTTGTGATGGCTACTCTACATCTCATTCCCTGCATTCTGATGCTGGTGCAAACCTTTCTGTCCGTAAAAGAAGACGGACATTTAATAGTGGAAAAGTTCCTGTAAATAGATCTTCCGAAATAGTATTACGCAACAATGGCTTTAGGGGTGTCCCTTATATTTTTCGAGG GTTCATGCTCCCCATATTTGGTCTGCGGTTAGCCTTGAGATTGGCGTTTGCCTGTTGGAAGTGCTCCTTATTCTATGTGAAACGTACACAAAATCAAGTTCAAAG CCTCATATCTCGGGTTCAGAAGACACTGCGTGGATCTTCTGATGATATTGGGTGGTTGCAAAGAGCTGAGGATATGCCACCCATGGAAGATGGTACAGCCAGATTCAGGGAGTTGCTCCAGGACATTAG AAATGGCAAGCACACACTGCCTAACTCATTTGTCTATTTATTAATCCCGG GACTGTTTAGCAATCTTAGTCCATTGTATTTCGTGAGCACGAAGAAGTTTTTCTCAAAGATGGGTCTTGCTTGCCATATTGCTAAGATTCATAGCGAG GCCTCTGTGGAACATAATGCATGGGAACTGAAACAATACATTGAAGAGTTGTACTGGGGATCTGGCAAACGTGTTATGCTGCTTGGTCATAGCAAGGGTGGGGTTGATGCGGCAGCTGCCTTGTCGATTTACTGGTCTGAACTGAAAGGCAAGGTTGTTGGATTAGCACTGGTGCAGAGCCCTTATGGCGGCACTCCTATTGCATCTGATATCCTTCGTGAAGGCCAGATTGCAGACAAGGAAACAAGAAGGATCATGGAGCTCGTCGTATGCAAGTTTATCAAG GGCGATATGCGAGCCCTGGATGATCTCACATATGAAAAGCGAAGAGAATTCATCACGAAACACAAGCTACCTGAACATATACCTTTAGTTTCCTTTCACTCGGAAGCAAGTATCGCTCCAAGTGTTCTCGCCACAATGTCACACATTGCCCATGCAGAGCTTCCACGGCTCCCCCTTACTAGTTTTGGTGGAGAGGAGGAAGAATCCACTGCCACTCAAGCAGGTCGGCAGGTCCCCGTCATCGTTCCCATTGCTGCTGCCATGGCTTTATCGGCGCTTCACTTACAACTTCGGTACGGTGAGAAAAGTGATGGCTTAGTAACATGCCGTGATGCAGAGGTTCCTGGTTCAGTTGTAGTTCATCCGGATCTTAAGTTAGACCATGCCTGGATGGTTTACTCTTCATGGAATAGGGATTTCAGTGAACCAGATGCATCTGAAATGTGTGAAGCTTTATTGACTATGCTTGTGGAGATTATGGAAAAGGAGAAAAAACAACGCAAGAATTAA
- the LOC113304012 gene encoding uncharacterized protein LOC113304012 isoform X2, producing MGDLCINEEIPSIPSTLEQIDFVSDDVYLCERLEYESNLMVYCDDVTTTSFFAEQFAFLSFVDDIFFRFSTLTSCINRCFIRFIEDLVCRDVDNYLEDPVVSYSREHPRSPCDGYSTSHSLHSDAGANLSVRKRRRTFNSGKVPVNRSSEIVLRNNGFRGVPYIFRGFMLPIFGLRLALRLAFACWKCSLFYVKRTQNQVQSLISRVQKTLRGSSDDIGWLQRAEDMPPMEDGTARFRELLQDIRNGKHTLPNSFVYLLIPGLFSNLSPLYFVSTKKFFSKMGLACHIAKIHSEASVEHNAWELKQYIEELYWGSGKRVMLLGHSKGGVDAAAALSIYWSELKGKVVGLALVQSPYGGTPIASDILREGQIADKETRRIMELVVCKFIKVSEYHCRAICEPWMISHMKSEENSSRNTSYLNIYL from the exons ATGGGAGATTTGTGTATCAATGAAGAAATACCCTCCATTCCATCTACT TTGGAACAGATTGATTTCGTGTCGGACGATGTGTACCTCTGCGAAAGACTTGAATATGAAAGTAATCTTATG GTTTACTGTGATGACGTGACAACCACAAGCTTTTTTGCTGAACAATTTGCATTTCTGTCATTTGTGGATGATATTTTTTTTCGTTTCTCCACATTGACATCATGTATAAATCGTTGTTTCATTCGTTTCATTG AGGATCTCGTATGTAGAGATGtcgataactacttggaagatccAGTGGTATCATACTCCAGAGAGCATCCAAGATCTCCTTGTGATGGCTACTCTACATCTCATTCCCTGCATTCTGATGCTGGTGCAAACCTTTCTGTCCGTAAAAGAAGACGGACATTTAATAGTGGAAAAGTTCCTGTAAATAGATCTTCCGAAATAGTATTACGCAACAATGGCTTTAGGGGTGTCCCTTATATTTTTCGAGG GTTCATGCTCCCCATATTTGGTCTGCGGTTAGCCTTGAGATTGGCGTTTGCCTGTTGGAAGTGCTCCTTATTCTATGTGAAACGTACACAAAATCAAGTTCAAAG CCTCATATCTCGGGTTCAGAAGACACTGCGTGGATCTTCTGATGATATTGGGTGGTTGCAAAGAGCTGAGGATATGCCACCCATGGAAGATGGTACAGCCAGATTCAGGGAGTTGCTCCAGGACATTAG AAATGGCAAGCACACACTGCCTAACTCATTTGTCTATTTATTAATCCCGG GACTGTTTAGCAATCTTAGTCCATTGTATTTCGTGAGCACGAAGAAGTTTTTCTCAAAGATGGGTCTTGCTTGCCATATTGCTAAGATTCATAGCGAG GCCTCTGTGGAACATAATGCATGGGAACTGAAACAATACATTGAAGAGTTGTACTGGGGATCTGGCAAACGTGTTATGCTGCTTGGTCATAGCAAGGGTGGGGTTGATGCGGCAGCTGCCTTGTCGATTTACTGGTCTGAACTGAAAGGCAAGGTTGTTGGATTAGCACTGGTGCAGAGCCCTTATGGCGGCACTCCTATTGCATCTGATATCCTTCGTGAAGGCCAGATTGCAGACAAGGAAACAAGAAGGATCATGGAGCTCGTCGTATGCAAGTTTATCAAG GTTTCAGAATATCATTGTAGGGCGATATGCGAGCCCTGGATGATCTCACATATGAAAAGCGAAGAGAATTCATCACGAAACACAAGCTACCTGAACATATACCTTTAG
- the LOC113304012 gene encoding uncharacterized protein LOC113304012 isoform X3, with product MGDLCINEEIPSIPSTLEQIDFVSDDVYLCERLEYESNLMVYCDDVTTTSFFAEQFAFLSFVDDIFFRFSTLTSCINRCFIRFIEDLVCRDVDNYLEDPVVSYSREHPRSPCDGYSTSHSLHSDAGANLSVRKRRRTFNSGKVPVNRSSEIVLRNNGFRGVPYIFRGFMLPIFGLRLALRLAFACWKCSLFYVKRTQNQVQSLISRVQKTLRGSSDDIGWLQRAEDMPPMEDGTARFRELLQDIRNGKHTLPNSFVYLLIPGLFSNLSPLYFVSTKKFFSKMGLACHIAKIHSEASVEHNAWELKQYIEELYWGSGKRVMLLGHSKGGVDAAAALSIYWSELKGKVVGLALVQSPYGGTPIASDILREGQIADKETRRIMELVVCKFIKNIIVGRYASPG from the exons ATGGGAGATTTGTGTATCAATGAAGAAATACCCTCCATTCCATCTACT TTGGAACAGATTGATTTCGTGTCGGACGATGTGTACCTCTGCGAAAGACTTGAATATGAAAGTAATCTTATG GTTTACTGTGATGACGTGACAACCACAAGCTTTTTTGCTGAACAATTTGCATTTCTGTCATTTGTGGATGATATTTTTTTTCGTTTCTCCACATTGACATCATGTATAAATCGTTGTTTCATTCGTTTCATTG AGGATCTCGTATGTAGAGATGtcgataactacttggaagatccAGTGGTATCATACTCCAGAGAGCATCCAAGATCTCCTTGTGATGGCTACTCTACATCTCATTCCCTGCATTCTGATGCTGGTGCAAACCTTTCTGTCCGTAAAAGAAGACGGACATTTAATAGTGGAAAAGTTCCTGTAAATAGATCTTCCGAAATAGTATTACGCAACAATGGCTTTAGGGGTGTCCCTTATATTTTTCGAGG GTTCATGCTCCCCATATTTGGTCTGCGGTTAGCCTTGAGATTGGCGTTTGCCTGTTGGAAGTGCTCCTTATTCTATGTGAAACGTACACAAAATCAAGTTCAAAG CCTCATATCTCGGGTTCAGAAGACACTGCGTGGATCTTCTGATGATATTGGGTGGTTGCAAAGAGCTGAGGATATGCCACCCATGGAAGATGGTACAGCCAGATTCAGGGAGTTGCTCCAGGACATTAG AAATGGCAAGCACACACTGCCTAACTCATTTGTCTATTTATTAATCCCGG GACTGTTTAGCAATCTTAGTCCATTGTATTTCGTGAGCACGAAGAAGTTTTTCTCAAAGATGGGTCTTGCTTGCCATATTGCTAAGATTCATAGCGAG GCCTCTGTGGAACATAATGCATGGGAACTGAAACAATACATTGAAGAGTTGTACTGGGGATCTGGCAAACGTGTTATGCTGCTTGGTCATAGCAAGGGTGGGGTTGATGCGGCAGCTGCCTTGTCGATTTACTGGTCTGAACTGAAAGGCAAGGTTGTTGGATTAGCACTGGTGCAGAGCCCTTATGGCGGCACTCCTATTGCATCTGATATCCTTCGTGAAGGCCAGATTGCAGACAAGGAAACAAGAAGGATCATGGAGCTCGTCGTATGCAAGTTTATCAAG AATATCATTGTAGGGCGATATGCGAGCCCTGGATGA